The DNA window CTCTTCCGATGCAGATTTGTAATTTGTATTGAATAATCCTATTGTTTTGTTTGAAAATCCGCATTTTTACGAACAAAATGCTCAATAATATTGCTTGATTTTAATTTATAGAAGTATTCTTATTGATAATAAGTAAAAATATAAAATGGGGTAACGCGGCATCTATATTATATTTCAGGAGACAATAGTCTGGCAGCGGTGTATGTGAAACAGGCTGGCAAGCCGGATCGGACGTATTATGCCCATACCGACCATCTGGGGAGCATAGTCAAACTGACGGACAACAACGGCAATCCGGTCTTCCAGGCAAGTTATGATGCCTGGGGCCTGCAAACGTTATCCGAAAGTAATACTTTTTCTTTCCATCGTGGTTATACCGGCCATGAACACTTACCTGAGTTCGGACTAATTAATATGAACGGTAGGATGTACCATCCTGTGCTCGGAAGGTTCCTGAGTCCCGATCCTTATGTACAGGCACCGGAGTATTCGCAGAACTTTAACCGGTATAGCTATTGTCTGAATAATCCGTTGATGTATACCGATCCGAGCGGGGAGATATTTTGGCTTATTCCTGCATTAATTGGGATAGGGAAATCAATGCTTGTTGGCGCGGCAATAGGTGCAGTAGTAAGTGGGGCAACATATTCAATATCTGCTGGAATATCCGGGAACTGGGATAAAAGCGATTTCTGGAAATCAGTTGGATTTGGCACTATTGGTGGTGCCATTGGCGGAGCGTTCTCAGGAGTAGGCGCTGTGGGGGGCTTCGGTCAATTCGGTAATTCATTTGCTTATGGCATGCTAAGTCAGACTTCCAGCTCTCTTATAACTAATGCTATATATGGAAATAGTATTACTTGGGGGAGCGCTGCTGGAAGTATTGCAGGTTCATTTTTAAGTGCCAGTATGCCTACCTTTAAAGGAGTAAAAGGAGGATGGCTTAAAAATGCAGGTGCAGAAATAGGAGTTTCTATGGCAAAAGGGGCCTATGTTGGAGCTTTTTCCGGTACAGTCAGAGGAGTGGTTGACAATGATCCCAATGCAATGATTCAAGGAATGGTTGGTGGCGCTATAAGCGGAGGAAGTGGCGCATTATTACGAATTGGGACAATGGGTCCAACATTTATACCAGACCCTGATATTTATTGTGAAATTGAAGATTTTGGGCAAATTCATCGTACTGGTCTTCTCTTAAGGGCTATTACTGTTGGCAATAATGCTGTTGGGCTTGAGAGTAGAGGTAAATATAGTTTTGATCAAATAAGGGAGATCAGACACCATGAGGGTTATCATGTAGGACAAATAAATGAGTTAGGAGTATTTGGATTTTACTCACGAATTGCATCTCAATATATTGGTGCACTTATTAGTTGGATGGATCCTATGGCTGTTTACCACCAAAGAGGCACATTAGAAAATGTAACAAGAAAATACACTTTTGATAGATTAAAGTACTTTTTTTATGGAAATGAAATTCGTTACAATCGTTTTTTTTAAATTAATTTTAAAAAAATGAAAAATGTAGTAATAATATTACTGTTGTCTTTTTTGTTCTGTTCATGTTCTCCCAAATTTTATAATTTGGATGGTTCAACAAAGTATAACTATTTAAATAGTGGAATAACCATACAAATAGAATTAGACATATATTATCTTGAAAAAGAACAACATTCACTAAAATGGAATAATCTCATCCGATTTAAGATAATAAATGAGGGAGATTCAGAGATAGTGATTAATACCATAAATTGTGAAATGATCGGAAAAAAAACAAAAGTAAAAGGTATTATTAATAATACTGATTTTCCATTATACATACATGGAAAAAATCCTGTAGATTTTTTTGTTCCGGTATCATTTGAATATAGCAGATCCATCGGTGCTAACCATCACGTAATTATTGAAATTAATGATATGTTTATTAATGGGAAAAGAATAGATATTCAACCAGTGACTTTTACATATTCTAAAATTTAGTAATTAAGTGTCTCGTCCTGAAATAGCGTTACAAAAAACAATAGTTCTTTGATTATATAGAATTTTATTGGCAGCGGTGTATGTGAAACAAGCAGGCGAGCAGGATAAAACCTACTATGCGCATACCGACCATCTGGGGAGCATTGTCAAACTGACGGACAACAACGGCAATCCGGTCTTTCAGGCCAGTTATGATGCCTGGGGGCTGCAAACATTGTCCGAAAATAATACTTTTACCTTCCATCGCGGCTATACCAGCCATGAACACTTACCTGAGTTCGGACTAATTAATATGACCCGACCGAAGGGAGAGCATGGAGCGTATAGCGGAATAACCCCTGGTAGGGTGTACCATCCTGTACTCGGAAGGTTTTTAAGTCCCGACCCTTATGTACAGGCACCGGAGTATTCACCGAACTTTAACCGGTATAGCTATTGTCTGAATAATCCGTTGGTGTTTACCGAACCAGCTCGCGCGCGTTTAACTTCGTTGAGATCGGCTATCGCCTAAGTTGTAACGCATGCTGTAAATATTATTTCCATTGTGTTACTTCATTTACCGAAAAGCGGATAGAATCGTGTTTTTCTTCTGCAGCTTTGCCGATTGATACCAGTAGTACGGGAATATAACGTGATGTATCCATCCCTAACGCCTTGGTAACGGCGCCTTTGTCATAACCGCCTATCGGATTGGTATCATATCCGTAGGCCTTCGCAGCCAGCATCAGTTGCATGATCACCAATCCACAATCGGCAAGTATCCCGTCTTTTATTGCCTCGGCGGGTATATTTTGTTTGGCTCCGTTGATAACGCCCAGCATCATCTGGCTGTGTTCCGGAGTCATTAACCCTTTTTCTACCGCTGCCGAATATATCTTTTCGGCATTCGACATAAATTGCAGGTCTCCGAAAACTGCGATCATGGCCGAGCAGGTTTCGAGTTGCTGTTGGTTGAAGCTCATAAAAGGCTTGAGCAGTTCTTTTCCCTCCGGGGTATTCACCACTACAAATCGCCACGGCTGCAAATTGAGCGAAGAAGGTGCTGTCATCGCATCCTGTAGTATTTTTTCTATCTCTTCGCGGCTGATCTTCACCGAAGGATCGTATACACGGATCGAGCAACGCTGTTTCATCACCGCATTTCCATTGTTTTTTACATCTTTTACCTGCATGATTCTTTAGTTTAAGTGTTGATTAAGTAATATAATATCATATTTGCTGAGTGTAATCCATTTGACCAATGTGACTTAAGAAGACAATCAATTGCACTGAGTGCTTCATGTCGTAAAGATAGTTGTTTATTGCGGAAATTAAGGTATTTTATTTCCCCTGCCCGGCATACTTTGTAATTATATCCAATTACCTTGATCGCGCGCGTTTACCTTCGATGAAACCGCTTTGCGCGGTTGTAACGCGTGTGATAGCGTAAA is part of the Bacteroidales bacterium genome and encodes:
- a CDS encoding nitroreductase family protein, coding for MQVKDVKNNGNAVMKQRCSIRVYDPSVKISREEIEKILQDAMTAPSSLNLQPWRFVVVNTPEGKELLKPFMSFNQQQLETCSAMIAVFGDLQFMSNAEKIYSAAVEKGLMTPEHSQMMLGVINGAKQNIPAEAIKDGILADCGLVIMQLMLAAKAYGYDTNPIGGYDKGAVTKALGMDTSRYIPVLLVSIGKAAEEKHDSIRFSVNEVTQWK
- a CDS encoding RHS domain-containing protein; its protein translation is MYVKQAGEQDKTYYAHTDHLGSIVKLTDNNGNPVFQASYDAWGLQTLSENNTFTFHRGYTSHEHLPEFGLINMTRPKGEHGAYSGITPGRVYHPVLGRFLSPDPYVQAPEYSPNFNRYSYCLNNPLVFTEPARARLTSLRSAIA
- a CDS encoding RHS repeat-associated core domain-containing protein; protein product: MVKLTDNNGNPVFQASYDAWGLQTLSESNTFSFHRGYTGHEHLPEFGLINMNGRMYHPVLGRFLSPDPYVQAPEYSQNFNRYSYCLNNPLMYTDPSGEIFWLIPALIGIGKSMLVGAAIGAVVSGATYSISAGISGNWDKSDFWKSVGFGTIGGAIGGAFSGVGAVGGFGQFGNSFAYGMLSQTSSSLITNAIYGNSITWGSAAGSIAGSFLSASMPTFKGVKGGWLKNAGAEIGVSMAKGAYVGAFSGTVRGVVDNDPNAMIQGMVGGAISGGSGALLRIGTMGPTFIPDPDIYCEIEDFGQIHRTGLLLRAITVGNNAVGLESRGKYSFDQIREIRHHEGYHVGQINELGVFGFYSRIASQYIGALISWMDPMAVYHQRGTLENVTRKYTFDRLKYFFYGNEIRYNRFF